A region of Zeugodacus cucurbitae isolate PBARC_wt_2022May chromosome 5, idZeuCucr1.2, whole genome shotgun sequence DNA encodes the following proteins:
- the LOC105215198 gene encoding anosmin-1 isoform X1, whose amino-acid sequence MERLTSFQKMAFDLTVQPVSASICITLFLLQYVQHVIGKQLAHVSHHNTAAIQHCSAIDVKEKIVELQCNAKCAVDSVKTTTEDPQVCFQQCQAFIYREPRRGFCPSKRNFTLPEFSPLQQLTCLDNCIYDSDCPLVQKCCDIGCGPVCVDAFGVREDALLPPIPKIVNSKLGRGNKVEITIESSANSTYYCHVEVRYHFGVSYAERKLSPWQCQLVEKIAEISDARSKRIDISFNLKPGYWYQARVAAINAYGFRGYSEPSKVFRLTHNPKPPKSPADVQVVATVFNGRHYKVKIAWCPSKSNLPIEKYKVIWSLYVRNNDESVITNETYVKDTHYFEITELLPESSYYIQVQSISINGSRRLKSDKCSLLYNTTQPAEPNKPLKCSRQNHGHDQQQQHIDTSSRTIEGAHMPTALAKTAPKGYEVHYRYSRKFGMIVQITGFLPHKEKVFELCPKESNCEQREYSAIRVKQDAIEFNQFKFDTTYVLKAFKANSLSAESARAGNGSFVFTTPKCETFKNRFPKVSLRC is encoded by the exons ATGGAGCGACTTACAAGTTTTCAG AAAATGGCTTTCGACCTCACCGTTCAACCTGTGTCCGCATCTATTTGCATTACGCTGTTCTTATTGCAATATGTCCAGCACGTAATAGGCAAGCAGCTCGCCCACGTTTCGCACCATAACACAGCAGCTATTCAACACTGCTCAGCCATTGATGTTAAGGAGAAAATCGTAGAGCTACAATGCAATGCCAAGTGTGCGGTCGACAGTGTGAAAACGACCACGGAAGATCCACAAGTCTGTTTTCAACAGTGCCAAGCGTTCATTTATCGCGAACCGCGTCGTGGCTTCTGTCCCAGCAAACGAAATTTTACGCTACCCGAATTCTCGCCATTGCAACAGCTTACCTGCCTCGACAACTGTATATACGACTCCGATTGTCCGCTGGTGCAAAAGTGTTGCGACATTGGCTGTGGACCTGTCTGTGTCGATGCCTTTGGTGTACGGGAGGATGCCTTGTTGCCACCAATACCGAAAATCGTAAATTCAAAATTGGGGCGTGGAAACAAGGTGGAAATCACCATTGAGTCGTCGGCCAATTCTACTTACTATTGTCATGTGGAAGTGCGGTACCACTTTGGTGTTTCATACGCTGAGCGGAAGCTTAGCCCTTGGCAATGTCAACTGGTGGAGAAAATTGCTGAGATTTCTGATGCACGCAGCAAAAG AATAGATATCTCTTTTAATCTTAAACCCGGTTACTGGTATCAAGCGCGTGTAGCAGCAATTAATGCATATGGTTTTCGTGGTTATTCTGAGCCCTCCAAAGTGTTTCGCTTAACACACA atCCCAAGCCACCGAAATCTCCAGCTGATGTGCAAGTGGTCGCCACAGTTTTTAACGGTCGTCACTACAAGGTGAAAATTGCTTGGTGTCCATCGAAGTCGAATTTgccaattgaaaagtataaagtGATATGGTCGCTTTATGTCAGGAATAACGACGAATCGGTTATAACGAATGAAACATATGTCAAGGAT ACACACTATTTTGAGATAACGGAACTTTTACCAGAGTCCAGCTACTACATACAAGTCCAGTCGATATCCATCAATGGCAGTCGCCGTTTAAAATCAGACAAGTGCTCATTGCTCTATAACACCACCCAACCGGCGGAGCCAAACAAGCCACTCAAATGTTCGCGTCAAAATCACGGGcatgaccaacaacaacaacacattgacACTAGCTCGCGAACGATTGAAGGAGCGCACATGCCAACAGCATTAGCAAAAACAGCGCCTAAAGGATATGAAGTGCATTATCGGTATAGTCGGAAGTTTGGTATGATTGTACAAATAACGGGATTTTTACCACATAAAGAGAA AGTATTCGAACTGTGTCCGAAAGAGAGCAACTGCGAGCAACGCGAATATAGCGCTATACGGGTCAAG CAAGACGCAATCGAATTCAATCAGTTCAAATTTGATACCACTTATGTACTCAAAGCTTTCAAAGCCAACTCTTTGAGCGCTGAGTCAGCGCGTGCTGGAAATGGTTCTTTCGTATTTACCACGCCAAAATGTGAAACCTTCAAAAATCGCTTTCCTAAAGTGTCGTTAAGGTGTTGA
- the LOC105215198 gene encoding anosmin-1 isoform X2, with protein sequence MAFDLTVQPVSASICITLFLLQYVQHVIGKQLAHVSHHNTAAIQHCSAIDVKEKIVELQCNAKCAVDSVKTTTEDPQVCFQQCQAFIYREPRRGFCPSKRNFTLPEFSPLQQLTCLDNCIYDSDCPLVQKCCDIGCGPVCVDAFGVREDALLPPIPKIVNSKLGRGNKVEITIESSANSTYYCHVEVRYHFGVSYAERKLSPWQCQLVEKIAEISDARSKRIDISFNLKPGYWYQARVAAINAYGFRGYSEPSKVFRLTHNPKPPKSPADVQVVATVFNGRHYKVKIAWCPSKSNLPIEKYKVIWSLYVRNNDESVITNETYVKDTHYFEITELLPESSYYIQVQSISINGSRRLKSDKCSLLYNTTQPAEPNKPLKCSRQNHGHDQQQQHIDTSSRTIEGAHMPTALAKTAPKGYEVHYRYSRKFGMIVQITGFLPHKEKVFELCPKESNCEQREYSAIRVKQDAIEFNQFKFDTTYVLKAFKANSLSAESARAGNGSFVFTTPKCETFKNRFPKVSLRC encoded by the exons ATGGCTTTCGACCTCACCGTTCAACCTGTGTCCGCATCTATTTGCATTACGCTGTTCTTATTGCAATATGTCCAGCACGTAATAGGCAAGCAGCTCGCCCACGTTTCGCACCATAACACAGCAGCTATTCAACACTGCTCAGCCATTGATGTTAAGGAGAAAATCGTAGAGCTACAATGCAATGCCAAGTGTGCGGTCGACAGTGTGAAAACGACCACGGAAGATCCACAAGTCTGTTTTCAACAGTGCCAAGCGTTCATTTATCGCGAACCGCGTCGTGGCTTCTGTCCCAGCAAACGAAATTTTACGCTACCCGAATTCTCGCCATTGCAACAGCTTACCTGCCTCGACAACTGTATATACGACTCCGATTGTCCGCTGGTGCAAAAGTGTTGCGACATTGGCTGTGGACCTGTCTGTGTCGATGCCTTTGGTGTACGGGAGGATGCCTTGTTGCCACCAATACCGAAAATCGTAAATTCAAAATTGGGGCGTGGAAACAAGGTGGAAATCACCATTGAGTCGTCGGCCAATTCTACTTACTATTGTCATGTGGAAGTGCGGTACCACTTTGGTGTTTCATACGCTGAGCGGAAGCTTAGCCCTTGGCAATGTCAACTGGTGGAGAAAATTGCTGAGATTTCTGATGCACGCAGCAAAAG AATAGATATCTCTTTTAATCTTAAACCCGGTTACTGGTATCAAGCGCGTGTAGCAGCAATTAATGCATATGGTTTTCGTGGTTATTCTGAGCCCTCCAAAGTGTTTCGCTTAACACACA atCCCAAGCCACCGAAATCTCCAGCTGATGTGCAAGTGGTCGCCACAGTTTTTAACGGTCGTCACTACAAGGTGAAAATTGCTTGGTGTCCATCGAAGTCGAATTTgccaattgaaaagtataaagtGATATGGTCGCTTTATGTCAGGAATAACGACGAATCGGTTATAACGAATGAAACATATGTCAAGGAT ACACACTATTTTGAGATAACGGAACTTTTACCAGAGTCCAGCTACTACATACAAGTCCAGTCGATATCCATCAATGGCAGTCGCCGTTTAAAATCAGACAAGTGCTCATTGCTCTATAACACCACCCAACCGGCGGAGCCAAACAAGCCACTCAAATGTTCGCGTCAAAATCACGGGcatgaccaacaacaacaacacattgacACTAGCTCGCGAACGATTGAAGGAGCGCACATGCCAACAGCATTAGCAAAAACAGCGCCTAAAGGATATGAAGTGCATTATCGGTATAGTCGGAAGTTTGGTATGATTGTACAAATAACGGGATTTTTACCACATAAAGAGAA AGTATTCGAACTGTGTCCGAAAGAGAGCAACTGCGAGCAACGCGAATATAGCGCTATACGGGTCAAG CAAGACGCAATCGAATTCAATCAGTTCAAATTTGATACCACTTATGTACTCAAAGCTTTCAAAGCCAACTCTTTGAGCGCTGAGTCAGCGCGTGCTGGAAATGGTTCTTTCGTATTTACCACGCCAAAATGTGAAACCTTCAAAAATCGCTTTCCTAAAGTGTCGTTAAGGTGTTGA